The sequence GAAGGCGGTAGCGAAGCGCTCGAAGGAGCAGGTCGTGCGGGTCGCCGGCCGCGCCTCGATGACGCCCAGGTCGAGGTGATCCGAGAGGAATTACTCCAAGGTCCCCCAGGCTCACGGCTTCGCCACCGGGGTGTGGACCCTGGGCCGGGTCGCGATCGTGATCGAGCGGCTCCCTCGCGTGCACTACGGTCCCACCCAGACCTGGACGATCCTGCGGACCCGGCTCGGCTGGAGCCGGCAACGTCCCGCCCGGCGCGCGGTCGAACGCGATGAGGACGCCATCGGCGCCTGGCGCGAGAGATGAGTGGCCGCGGATAAAAAAATAGCGCGGCGCCGAGGTGCATGGATCTGCTTCCAGGACGAAAGTGGCGTGTCGCTGCTCCCGGTGGTCCGCGCAACCTGGGCGCCCAAAGGCGTCACACCGGTTCTGCATCACCGTTCTCCTGGAAGCGCATGTCCATGGCCGCAGTCCTGGCCTATCGGCCTGACCGCAGCGAAAGCGCGTTCGTGTTCTCCATGACCGACGGCGCCTACAACACCGACACGCTCATCGAGTTCCTCACCGAACTGCGCACCCACTTCGCCGGGCAGAAGCTCATCGTAATCTGGGACAGGCTCATGGTCCACCGGTCCCGGGCGATGACCGCATGGCTGGCAACCCAACGCCACTGGCTCCACGTCGAACGTCTCCCGGCCTATGCACCCGAGCTCAATCCCATCGAACAGGCATGGGGGAACATGAAATCCACCGAACTGGCCAACCTGTGTCCCGATACCCTCGACGAGGTCCGCACCGCGACCGAGACCGGACTGACTCGCATCGGCTCGAACTACGACCTGTGCCACAGCTTCCTCGACCGCACCGGACTTTCCTTATGATCCGAACTCACTCAATTACCGAAAGGTCTGTAATTTCGCGCTTTCAGGGAAATTCGCGATCGCCGGGTGCCCTAAACGAAGAATGGTGCTCTGAACTGGGATTATTCGACTTGCTGAGGGTCGAGTTTCAGACAGTTCGAGGAGCACCATTCAGGTGAGCAAGTCTACGTCCCCCTACCCACGCGTGTCCGCATCGGCCACCGCAACCGGCGTCGTGTCGCATGCCGGCGCGGTCCTGCTACCAAGCACCGCGGAGAAGACCGGCCTCGCTTCGGCACTGACGACCGAGCTCGTAGCGTATCGAAGACCGCCGGCCCGCCACGATCCCGGTAAGATCGTCCTCGACCTCGCCGTGAGCCTGGCGATCGGCGGGGACTGCCTCGCCGACATCGCACAACTGCGCGCCCACCCCGAACTCTTCGGGCAGGTGGCCTCCGATCCGACCGTCTCCCGGCTGATCACCACCCTCGCTACACACCGGAACAGTCGCTGGCTGCGATCGGGCGTGCCCGCGCCGCCGCCCGCTCCCCGCGCCTGGACCTCCGCCGGTACGTCGGCTCCGAACCATGCCATCGACGAGCGCCATCTGCTGGTCATTGACATCGATGCCACTCTCGTCACCGCCCACTCCGAAAAAGAATCCGCTGCCCCGACATTCAAGCGGGGCTTCGGGTTCCACCCGCTGTGTGCGTTCGTCGACCACGGCGACGGCGGCACCGGGGAACCCGTCGCGATGCTGCTGCGACCCGCATCGACGGCGCCGGCGGCACCCCCCAACTGATCGAGTATCTAACCAAGCGACGCCTGTCGTATTCGGTCGGGTTCGGCTTGACCGACGCTCACGCCGAGGCGATCGACCTGGCTCCCGAGCGTGCGTGGACACCGGCCTACGACGCCGACGGCCACGTCCGCGACGGTGCCTGGGTCACCGAGATCACCGACCTGCTCGATCTGTCGAGCTGGCCGAAAGGCATACGGGTCATCGTCCGGAAGGAGCGCCCGCACCCAGGTGCGCAATTGCGGTTCACCGACCGCGACGGCCTGCGCCTGACAGCGTTCGTGACCAACACCCGTGGTGGTCAACTGCCCGATCTGGAGCTTCGGCACCGGCGTCGGACACGGTGCGAGGACCGGATCCGGACAGCGAAAGCCACAGGGTTGCAGAACCTTCCACTGCACGGCTTCGATCAGAATCGGATTTGGCTGGCGCTCGTGCAGCTTGCGTGTGAGCTGGTGGCGTGGATGCACATGCTCGCGTTGACCGATACCCAGGCACGGCGATGGGAACCGAAACGGCTCCGGCTGCGGATGCTGCCGATCGCTGGGCGGGTCGCCCGGCACGCCCGCCGGGTTCGGCTCCGGCTGGCCAAGACAGCTCCCGACGTCGATGCCCTCGTAGCCGGCCTGAACCGACTTGCAGCCCTTCCTTCACCTGCGTGACCTGCACGTATCCGTCCGATCGCGACGAAAGGGAACGATCTTCGGGGCCGTGGACCCCGACGCCACCCGACCGTGTCGGGCGGCTGACCGTGACTGCACACCGAATCCGCGGTCTCCACACCCAATCCGAAGGCCCTCAGGCCAGCGCACGGGACGCAGGAAAGATCGAAGCCAGTGGCTCGTCATGCAACCTTGGCCGGGTAATGCGGGTACTCGGCCCACGACCGGATCGGTGAATCAGGAACAAATCGGGTCTTCGGCTCGGCACGAGCATTACGCCACCGCGCATATGCGGCGATCGCGGCGTTCTGCTCGGCATGACTGCGATGGTCGGTGCCGTTCAACGCGAAATACCGCAACGCCGCGAACTCCGACTCGATCCAGTTCAACCACGACCCGTACGTCGGCAGAAACACGAGTTCGACATCGTTGTCGGCGATCCACCGACGCACACTCAGGTGCCGGTGCGGGGAGAAGCTGTCGAGCACCACATACAACTTCTCCCCAGGCCACCTGGCCCGCAACACTTTCACGCTTGCGCGGACGAATCCGGTAATACATTCGGCCACTGGATAAATCGAGTGCGGCGAGCATGTGCATCACACCGTCGTAGCGGTGATACGTCGCCCGCAACCGCAACGGATGCGCGGTCGGTCGCCACGATTTCCCTTCACTCGGCTGTAGGTTCAGCGGACCGAACTCGTCCACACAGATCACCCGTCCATGTCGTGGTGGCCCGCCAGGTGACCTTCCCGTCACGCAGGATGCGACGCAGTGTCTCGCGACTGATAGTCGGCCCGATCGTCGTTGCGATCAGATGCTCGGCCAGCTTGGTCAGACTCCACGTGGAGAACGCGGTGATCTTCCAATCGGTGGGGGACGTCCGGGCGATCAAGCAGATCTTCTCGCGAGTCTGCTCATCGATCGCCTTCGGGCGTCCCCCTCTCCGTTTTGGGTGCACGCCTCGAACCCCTGCTCGATGAATGCGTGGATGACATCGCGGACGTGATCATCGCTGACCTGCATCAACGAGGTGATATCCTCGACGGTCTGGCCTTGGGCGGACATCAGCACCACGATGGCGCACCGGAGCTTGATCGGGTCCTTGGCGGTGCGGCTGATCTTCTCCAGCCGTCGGCCTTCCTCCACGGTCAACGATCGGACGAACACGCTCGGTTGACATCCACGACCACCTCCTTATCGGTACAGAGACAGTCTGCCGCGAACCTCACCTCGTCTTTGGGACTACCCGGTCAACGATCCGAGACGAGCCACTAGCCACTAGCCACTAGCCACTAGCCACTAGCCACCGAAGTAGCATGGCATCTCTCGAATTGCGTGGACGAAATTCCCTGTGACGTACTGTGGTGATCCGGCTTGAATATCAGGGAGTTGCAGGAACAGTTCGCGAAAGATCGCCCGAAGTTGAATCTTGGCAACCTGATTTCCGAGGCAGAAGTGCGCTCCACCTCCACCGAATGCGAGGTGGGGGTTGGGGTCCCGGCTCAGGTTGAGTACGTCGGGGCTGCTGAACACAGAGGTGTCCCAGTTCCCGGAAGCGTAGAACATCACCACCTTGTCGCCGGCGGTAATCCGCTCGTTGTTCAGTTCGAAATCGGTCGCGGCGGTGCGGCGGAATGTCATGACCGGCGACGCCCAGCGGACGAACTCTTCGATCGCTCCTCCGATGCGCCCGTCGAAATCCTCGAGCAGCCATGCCCGCTGGTCAGGGTTGTCCGTGAGTGCCTTGAGTGCGTGGCTGGTGGTCTGCCGGGTCGTGTCGTTCCCCGCCACGCACAGCAGCACGAAGAATGCCGCGATCTCGGCGTCGGTGAGTTGTTGCCCGTCGACCTCGGCTTCGACCAGACTTGTCATGAGGTCGTCGGTGGGCTCCCGCCGACGCTGTTCGGCTACTGTTAATGCGATCTCGTGGAGTCGCTGGGTCCACTGCCCGACCATCTGAAGCGGATCCCTGCCCGCGAGGTAGACCTGATCGGCCCAGGAGACCAGGGCTTCGGCACCTTCCGATACGTCCCCGCGGAGGTCGTCCGGAATTCCGACCATGTCCGAAATGGTCTGCAACGGAAGAAGTCTCGCGCAGTGGGTCACGAAGTCCGCGCCGCTGCCGGCTTGGGCGAGGCCACTGACGATGGCCTTCGCATTCGCCCGGATCTGGCTCTCGATGCGCTTGACCTGTTTGGGCGTGAACGCGGCGCTCACGAGTTTGCGCAACTGGGTGTGCCGGGGAGGATCCATCGCGAGGAACGATTGAGAGGCCTCGAGGAGTTCCTCCGGGACGTTCTCGAACATCGTGCCCTGGCCGGAGATGAAGACATCGTTCCGGCGGCTGACCT comes from Rhodococcus sp. B50 and encodes:
- a CDS encoding transposase: MSMAAVLAYRPDRSESAFVFSMTDGAYNTDTLIEFLTELRTHFAGQKLIVIWDRLMVHRSRAMTAWLATQRHWLHVERLPAYAPELNPIEQAWGNMKSTELANLCPDTLDEVRTATETGLTRIGSNYDLCHSFLDRTGLSL
- a CDS encoding cytochrome P450 — encoded protein: MTTEAALLRPYDSTNLSARAFWSTTAADREQVYADLRANRPVTWHPPVEDALLKDPDDPGYWAVMRHADIVEVSRRNDVFISGQGTMFENVPEELLEASQSFLAMDPPRHTQLRKLVSAAFTPKQVKRIESQIRANAKAIVSGLAQAGSGADFVTHCARLLPLQTISDMVGIPDDLRGDVSEGAEALVSWADQVYLAGRDPLQMVGQWTQRLHEIALTVAEQRRREPTDDLMTSLVEAEVDGQQLTDAEIAAFFVLLCVAGNDTTRQTTSHALKALTDNPDQRAWLLEDFDGRIGGAIEEFVRWASPVMTFRRTAATDFELNNERITAGDKVVMFYASGNWDTSVFSSPDVLNLSRDPNPHLAFGGGGAHFCLGNQVAKIQLRAIFRELFLQLPDIQAGSPQYVTGNFVHAIREMPCYFGG
- a CDS encoding transposase, coding for MVLDSFSPHRHLSVRRWIADNDVELVFLPTYGSWLNWIESEFAALRYFALNGTDHRSHAEQNAAIAAYARWRNARAEPKTRFVPDSPIRSWAEYPHYPAKVA
- a CDS encoding helix-turn-helix domain-containing protein, giving the protein MHPKRRGGRPKAIDEQTREKICLIARTSPTDWKITAFSTWSLTKLAEHLIATTIGPTISRETLRRILRDGKVTWRATTTWTGDLCGRVRSAEPTAE
- a CDS encoding helix-turn-helix domain-containing protein — protein: MWTLGRVAIVIERLPRVHYGPTQTWTILRTRLGWSRQRPARRAVERDEDAIGAWRER
- a CDS encoding helix-turn-helix domain-containing protein produces the protein MEEGRRLEKISRTAKDPIKLRCAIVVLMSAQGQTVEDITSLMQVSDDHVRDVIHAFIEQGFEACTQNGEGDARRRSMSRLARRSA